A window of Paenibacillus polygoni contains these coding sequences:
- a CDS encoding FadR/GntR family transcriptional regulator, whose amino-acid sequence MIAIQFNRVSSNKLYIQIYDQILSEIQSGTLQLGDKLPTERELCAQFGVSRAPIRQALSALEMKGYIYSRQGEGVYVKNTKVQEEVLADESLINSVSPEDIVEARMNIEPLIASLAAQRATSDEIGLLRKTIKQMELETEAGHYVPETDERLHMEIARASHNDLFIQFITVIIQAMKQQEMWRFIRDRTVTRPDYRDTNFLEHKEIIDAIEKKQADKASELMTQHMQNLFNRYWKD is encoded by the coding sequence GTGATTGCAATACAATTCAATCGGGTATCAAGCAACAAACTGTATATTCAAATTTACGATCAGATTCTCTCTGAAATACAATCAGGAACCTTACAGTTAGGGGACAAGCTGCCGACAGAACGTGAATTATGCGCACAGTTCGGTGTAAGTCGTGCTCCTATTAGACAGGCACTAAGTGCACTTGAAATGAAGGGCTACATCTACTCCAGACAGGGAGAAGGTGTCTACGTTAAAAACACGAAGGTTCAAGAAGAGGTACTTGCAGATGAATCGTTAATCAACTCAGTTTCTCCAGAGGATATTGTGGAAGCGAGAATGAACATCGAACCGCTTATTGCCAGTTTGGCAGCTCAAAGAGCGACTTCTGACGAGATTGGGCTTCTTCGGAAAACCATTAAACAGATGGAGTTAGAGACAGAAGCTGGACATTATGTGCCGGAGACCGATGAACGCTTGCATATGGAGATTGCTAGAGCTTCTCATAACGATCTTTTCATTCAGTTCATCACTGTGATCATCCAAGCTATGAAGCAACAGGAAATGTGGAGATTCATTCGAGACCGCACAGTCACTCGTCCCGATTACCGAGATACCAATTTTCTCGAACACAAAGAAATTATTGATGCTATTGAGAAAAAACAGGCAGATAAAGCATCCGAGTTGATGACTCAACATATGCAAAATCTGTTTAATCGCTATTGGAAAGACTAA
- a CDS encoding SRPBCC family protein, translating to MTTSLPEIRKTILLDAPMEKVWKQISTAEGIAQWFMPSTFEPVLGHEFILEAGPFGKSKCKVTELDPPNTLSFTWDKDWLLTFKLEEKEEQTEFTLIHGGWKAGEKTSFGEEHHIVRDRMDRGWSGIVNKLASVVQA from the coding sequence ATGACAACATCATTGCCCGAAATTAGAAAAACCATTCTGCTGGATGCACCCATGGAGAAGGTGTGGAAACAGATCTCTACAGCAGAGGGAATCGCACAGTGGTTTATGCCAAGTACCTTTGAACCTGTGCTTGGTCATGAATTTATTCTTGAAGCAGGGCCTTTTGGTAAATCGAAATGTAAAGTAACGGAGTTAGATCCGCCGAATACGCTGAGTTTTACTTGGGATAAAGATTGGCTGCTCACTTTCAAGTTAGAAGAGAAGGAAGAGCAGACAGAATTTACTTTAATCCATGGCGGCTGGAAGGCTGGAGAGAAAACTTCATTTGGAGAAGAACATCATATTGTTCGTGACCGCATGGACCGAGGATGGAGCGGCATTGTGAATAAGCTTGCTTCTGTAGTTCAAGCATAA
- the pepT gene encoding peptidase T, with translation MKKDLIKRLTSYVRVDTQSDENSETCPTTPGQLELGRKLVEELHSIGMQEISMDDNGYVMATLPSNTDHDVPVIGFLAHLDTATDFTGKNVNPQIIEQYDGGDITLNEEQQIIMSLKDFPELAGYKGHTLITTDGTTLLGADNKAGIAEIMTAMEYLITHPEIKHGKIRVAFTPDEEIGRGPERFDVGAFGAKYAYTVDGGPLGELEYESFNAAAAKIIFKGKNVHPGTAKNKMVNSAKIAMEFHARLPIQEAPEFTDGYEGFYHLSSVKGDVEETELNYIIRDFDRDQFEARKANLEQIARILQAAYGEERIQLQIRDQYFNMREKIEPVKFIVDIAGEAMKQLDIEPHIVPIRGGTDGSQLSYMGLPTPNIFTGGENFHGRYEYVSVDHMEKATQVIIGIVQLFEQRGE, from the coding sequence GTGAAAAAGGACTTAATTAAAAGACTAACGAGCTATGTACGTGTGGACACCCAGTCGGATGAGAACAGTGAGACTTGCCCTACAACTCCAGGACAGCTCGAACTTGGACGCAAACTGGTAGAAGAGCTGCACTCCATCGGCATGCAAGAGATAAGTATGGATGATAACGGTTATGTGATGGCCACACTTCCTTCTAACACGGACCATGATGTTCCTGTGATTGGATTTCTTGCTCACCTGGATACAGCCACTGACTTTACAGGAAAGAACGTAAACCCTCAAATTATAGAGCAGTATGATGGCGGAGATATTACGCTGAACGAGGAACAACAGATTATTATGTCTCTAAAAGATTTCCCAGAGCTTGCAGGTTATAAAGGTCATACGCTAATCACAACGGATGGAACGACTCTCCTTGGTGCAGATAACAAAGCAGGAATTGCCGAAATTATGACTGCCATGGAATACCTGATTACTCACCCAGAGATTAAACACGGGAAGATCCGGGTTGCTTTTACACCCGATGAAGAGATCGGCCGCGGGCCGGAGCGTTTTGATGTAGGGGCATTTGGTGCAAAATATGCCTACACCGTTGATGGAGGGCCGCTTGGTGAACTGGAGTATGAGAGTTTTAATGCCGCAGCTGCCAAAATTATTTTCAAAGGCAAAAATGTCCACCCAGGGACTGCGAAAAATAAAATGGTGAACTCCGCCAAAATCGCAATGGAGTTTCACGCAAGACTTCCTATTCAAGAAGCACCGGAATTTACGGACGGGTATGAAGGATTCTACCACTTGTCTTCTGTTAAAGGAGATGTAGAAGAAACCGAACTGAATTATATTATTCGTGATTTCGATCGAGACCAATTTGAAGCACGGAAAGCGAATCTGGAGCAGATCGCCAGAATCCTTCAGGCTGCCTACGGCGAGGAGCGAATCCAGCTCCAGATCCGTGACCAATATTTCAATATGCGCGAAAAAATTGAGCCCGTGAAATTTATTGTGGATATTGCCGGAGAAGCCATGAAACAGCTCGATATTGAACCTCATATTGTACCGATTCGCGGGGGAACCGATGGTTCTCAATTATCTTACATGGGACTGCCGACACCGAATATTTTTACAGGCGGAGAGAACTTTCATGGACGTTATGAATATGTATCCGTAGATCATATGGAGAAAGCCACTCAGGTCATTATTGGAATTGTTCAGCTGTTTGAGCAGCGCGGAGAATAA
- a CDS encoding catalase codes for MSEKDMNVKKDAKDEQLDSFRVDNDGQKLTTNQGLKVSEDEFSLKAGERGPTLMEDFHFREKMTHFDHERIPERVVHARGFGAHGYFQVYEPLTELTKAGFLQDPSVKTPVFVRFSTVAGSRGSADTVRDVRGFSTKFYTEEGVVDIVGNNIPVFFIQDAIKFPDFIHAVKPEPHNEIPQAASAHDTFWDFIANNPESAHMMLWHLSDRALPRSFRMMEGFGVHTFRLINAEGKAHFVKFHWKPVLGVHSLVWDETQKIAGKDPDFHRRDLWDAIESGNYPEFEFGLQVIKEEDEFSFDFDILDPTKLWPEELVPVRKVGKMTLNRNTDNFFSETEQVAFHPGHVVPGIDFSNDPLLQGRLFSYTDTQLTRLGGPNFAEIPINRSIAPVHNNQRDGMHRMTINRGPVSYHRNGMAGNSPSTAAPSEGGYEHYTERVDGRKVQARSESFKDFYSQAKLFWNSMSEVEKKHIITAFQFELGKVQRKEVRQSVVNLLMNIDTALAASVAPKIGVQLPEAGEATKDPVPTDSPALSMMNTIFSAKTRKVAIIAGEGFDQATTKVIEALKEAGAMPEVVSDRLGPISGQGGQSIEALHTFLTSDSLLFDAIYIAGGKEGVNLIASEPDAKEFVREAYKHFKPIGAVNEGVAFLQQSLAIEDLRVPGIVTARSTEELSGFENKFVEAVAAHRFWDRKM; via the coding sequence ATGAGTGAGAAAGATATGAACGTGAAAAAAGATGCGAAAGACGAGCAGCTCGATTCATTCCGAGTAGATAATGACGGACAGAAGTTAACGACCAACCAAGGGCTTAAGGTGTCTGAAGATGAGTTTTCGCTGAAAGCAGGAGAGCGTGGACCGACGCTAATGGAAGATTTTCATTTTCGTGAGAAAATGACGCATTTTGACCATGAGCGGATTCCAGAACGGGTCGTGCATGCCCGCGGTTTCGGTGCCCATGGGTATTTTCAAGTCTATGAGCCGCTTACTGAGCTCACTAAAGCAGGTTTTCTGCAAGACCCAAGTGTAAAGACTCCTGTCTTTGTCCGTTTCTCAACCGTAGCAGGGTCACGCGGATCAGCAGATACGGTTCGAGATGTGCGCGGATTCTCCACGAAGTTTTATACCGAAGAAGGAGTCGTTGATATCGTCGGTAACAACATACCTGTCTTTTTCATTCAGGATGCGATTAAGTTCCCGGACTTCATTCATGCGGTAAAACCAGAACCTCATAATGAAATTCCGCAGGCTGCTTCAGCTCACGATACATTTTGGGATTTCATAGCGAATAACCCAGAGAGCGCTCATATGATGCTGTGGCATCTGTCCGATCGTGCTTTGCCGCGCAGTTTCCGGATGATGGAGGGTTTTGGTGTACATACATTTAGACTAATTAATGCCGAAGGAAAAGCCCATTTTGTGAAGTTCCACTGGAAACCAGTGCTTGGTGTTCACTCCCTTGTCTGGGATGAGACTCAGAAGATTGCGGGTAAAGACCCTGACTTCCATCGCCGCGATCTATGGGATGCGATTGAGTCCGGTAATTATCCAGAGTTTGAGTTTGGGCTTCAAGTTATTAAGGAAGAGGATGAGTTTAGTTTCGATTTTGATATCCTTGATCCCACTAAGCTATGGCCAGAAGAACTCGTACCTGTTCGTAAAGTAGGTAAAATGACGCTGAATCGAAACACTGATAATTTCTTCAGCGAGACAGAGCAGGTGGCCTTCCATCCTGGGCATGTTGTTCCAGGTATTGATTTTTCCAATGATCCATTGCTTCAAGGTCGTCTATTCTCGTATACAGATACACAGCTTACGAGACTTGGCGGGCCAAACTTTGCCGAAATTCCTATTAACCGTTCGATTGCTCCCGTACACAATAACCAGCGTGACGGTATGCACCGCATGACAATTAACCGCGGCCCGGTCAGCTATCACCGTAACGGAATGGCCGGTAACAGTCCTTCTACGGCTGCACCTAGCGAGGGCGGTTATGAACATTATACCGAGAGGGTCGATGGCCGAAAAGTACAGGCAAGAAGTGAAAGTTTCAAAGACTTCTACAGCCAGGCCAAATTGTTCTGGAACAGCATGTCGGAAGTGGAGAAAAAGCATATTATTACTGCGTTCCAATTTGAGCTTGGAAAAGTTCAGCGCAAGGAAGTGCGTCAATCGGTAGTAAATCTGCTGATGAATATCGACACTGCTCTTGCAGCGAGTGTTGCGCCGAAGATCGGTGTACAGCTTCCGGAAGCAGGAGAAGCAACTAAGGACCCGGTTCCAACCGATTCTCCGGCACTCAGCATGATGAATACGATTTTCAGTGCGAAGACTCGTAAGGTTGCGATCATTGCAGGAGAAGGTTTCGATCAGGCAACAACCAAAGTTATAGAAGCGCTGAAGGAAGCAGGTGCCATGCCAGAGGTGGTTAGTGACCGACTTGGTCCTATCAGCGGACAAGGTGGACAAAGCATTGAGGCACTGCATACTTTCCTCACCAGCGATTCTTTATTATTCGACGCCATTTATATTGCGGGTGGAAAAGAGGGCGTGAATCTTATTGCCTCTGAACCTGATGCAAAAGAATTTGTGCGCGAAGCATACAAGCACTTTAAACCGATCGGTGCCGTGAATGAAGGGGTAGCTTTCCTACAGCAGTCGCTGGCAATAGAAGACCTGCGTGTACCAGGGATTGTGACGGCTCGGTCTACGGAAGAGCTTTCCGGTTTTGAGAACAAATTTGTGGAAGCTGTAGCTGCGCATCGTTTCTGGGATCGCAAAATGTAA